A region of the Gemmatimonadaceae bacterium genome:
CCGCTCCAACCTTGTGCGGGCGAACGGCCAACAGCTAACAGCCAACAGCCAAGAGCGTTCTCAGTGATTCTCCTCCTCCTCGGCCCACCGGGCGCAGGCAAAGGCACCCAGGGCGAGCTGCTCGCCAAAGAGCTTGGCATCCCGAAGATCGCGACGGGCGACGTGCTGCGCGCGGCCGTGCGCGACGGGACGAAGCTCGGCAAGGAAGCCAAGAGCTACATGGACCGAGGGGACCTCGTCCCCGATGAAGTCATACTCGGCATCATGCGGGAGAAGTTCGCGGGCGATGAGACGAAGGACGGTGCGATCCTCGACGGCGTCGTGCGGACGGTGCCGCAGGCGCACGGGCTCGGCGTAATGCTGGCCGAGCTGGGCCGGGGAGTGGACAAGGTGCTGCTGTTCAACATAGACGACGACAAGCTCGTCGCGCGGCTCAGCTCCCGCACGGTGTGCGACAAGTGCCAGCACCCGTACAAGGACCGCGAGCCAGGCACGAAGTGCGACAAGTGCGGCGGCACGCTCGTGCGCCGCAAGGACGACGAGCCGGAAGCGGTGCGCAACCGGCTGCGCGTGTACAAGGAGCAGACAGCGCCGGTGATCAAGTGGTACGAGGATCGGAAGGAGGCGCTGCTCAAGATCGACGCGGACGGCAGCCTGGAAGAAGTGCTGCAACGCGCGCTCGAGGCCCTGAAGCAAGAGTGATCCAGCTCAAGTCGGTCCGCGAGATCGACCGGATGGCGCAGGGCGGGGCGA
Encoded here:
- a CDS encoding adenylate kinase produces the protein MILLLLGPPGAGKGTQGELLAKELGIPKIATGDVLRAAVRDGTKLGKEAKSYMDRGDLVPDEVILGIMREKFAGDETKDGAILDGVVRTVPQAHGLGVMLAELGRGVDKVLLFNIDDDKLVARLSSRTVCDKCQHPYKDREPGTKCDKCGGTLVRRKDDEPEAVRNRLRVYKEQTAPVIKWYEDRKEALLKIDADGSLEEVLQRALEALKQE